Within Chromatiales bacterium, the genomic segment CTTGATCCGTCGCCCCCGCTCCCGGATACTGGGTGACCGAGCCCGTTTGCCAGCTTCCGGCGACGGGAGGACCTGCACAATGATAAGAAAAATCCTCATCGCAAACCGGGGCGAGATCGCCGTTCGCATCATCCGCGCCTGCGCCGAACTGGGCATCACCTCGGTCGCGGTGTACACGGATGCGGACCGGCATGGCCTGCACGTGAAAAAGGCCGACGAGGCCTATTATATCGGCCCGGACACCCTGGCCGGCTATCTCAACGTGCACCGCATGGTCAACCTGGCCCGCGCCGCCGGCTGCGACGCCATCCACCCGGGCTACGGCTTCCTCTCGGAGAACCCCCAGCTGGCCGAGCGCTGCGCCCTGCACGGCATCCGCTTCATCGGCCCCTCGGCCGAGGTGATCCGCCGCATGGGCGACAAGGTCGCCGCCCGCCAGGCCATGATCGAGGCCGGCGTGCCGGTGGTGCCCGGCAGCGAGGGCAACCTGCATGACGTGGACGAGGCCCTGGCCCTGGCCGGGGAGATCGGCTATCCGGTCATGCTCAAGGCCACCACGGGCGGCGGCGGGCGCGGTATCCGGCGCTGCGACTCGGCCGAGGAGCTGCGGCGCAACTACGACCGCGTGCTGTCCGAGGCGACCAAGGCCTTCGGCAACGCCCAGGTGTTCCTGGAAAAGGCCGTGGTCAACCCGCGCCACATCGAGGCCCAGATCCTGGCCGACAGCCACGGCAACGTGGTACACCTGTTCGAGCGCGACTGCTCCATCCAGCGCCGCCATCAGAAACTGCTCGAGATCGCCCCCTCCCCCCAGCTGACCGACGATCAGCGGGCCTTCGTCGGCGAGATGGCGGTACGGGCGGCGACCGCCGTGGGCTACGAGAACGCGGGCACCGTCGAGTTCCTGATGGATCACGACGGCAGCTTCTACTTCATGGAGATGAACACCCGCCTGCAG encodes:
- a CDS encoding acetyl-CoA carboxylase biotin carboxylase subunit, whose product is MIRKILIANRGEIAVRIIRACAELGITSVAVYTDADRHGLHVKKADEAYYIGPDTLAGYLNVHRMVNLARAAGCDAIHPGYGFLSENPQLAERCALHGIRFIGPSAEVIRRMGDKVAARQAMIEAGVPVVPGSEGNLHDVDEALALAGEIGYPVMLKATTGGGGRGIRRCDSAEELRRNYDRVLSEATKAFGNAQVFLEKAVVNPRHIEAQILADSHGNVVHLFERDCSIQRRHQKLLEIAPSPQLTDDQRAFVGEMAVRAATAVGYENAGTVEFLMDHDGSFYFMEMNTRLQVEHPVTEMITGIDIVQEQIRVAAGEPLTYSQEQIQRRGFAMEFRINAEDPKNDFLPSFGRITRYFAPGGPGVRTDGAIYTGYHIPPHYDSMCAKLIVWALDWESLLRRSERALKDIGVFGVKTTIPYHLAILHAEDFRKASFDTSFVEQHPELVQYSTRRPTREIAAVIAAALAAHHGL